GCCACCCGACTGGCCGGCAGCAGCGATCTGTACGCCCAGGGCGGCCGCCTCCCGCACGCCAGCGTCGATTTCATCACGTCGCACGACGGTTTCACCCTGCACGACCTCGTCAGCTACAACCGAAAGCACAACGAGGCCAACGGGGAAGACAACCGCGACGGGACCGACGACAACATCAGCTGGAACTGCGGCGCGGAGGGACCGACCGAGGATCCCGAAATCAGGGCCCTGCGGGAGAAGCAAAAACGAAACTTCATGGCCACCTTGATTTTCAGCCAGGGTGTCCCGATGATCTGCGGCGGGGACGAAACCGGGCGGACCCAGCACGGAAACAACAATGCGTATTGCCAGGACAACGAACACACGTGGTACGATTGGGAACTGAACAAGGAACAGCGGGAGTTCCTGCAGTTCGTCCGAAACGTCATCCTCCTCCGGAAAACCCACCCGGTGCTGCGGAGGCATAAGTTTTTTCAAGGGAGGTATATCCGGGGATCCGAGATCAAGGACATCGCCTGGTTCTCACCCGACGGTCACGAGATGACGGACGAGGAATGGAACGCGGAATCCGTGCGTTACCTGGGCGTCCGCCTGGCCGGAGATGCCATCGACGACGTGGATGAACTGGGACAGCGGATTACCGGCGATACGCTCCTCATCCTCCTGAACGCTCACCACGAGGCCGTCCCTTTCGTCCTCCCGGCGCACAAGAAAGGAACACGTTGGGAACGCATCCTGGACACCAGCGACGGGGCGGCATCGCGATCCAAACGGCTGGCCAAGGGTGGACGGACGTATCGTCTGCAGGAACATTCCCTGGCGGTTTTCCGCCTGGTCCCGCAATAACAACGCGCGAGGCCGGCGCCCGGCGAGCCACGCGAGCCCCTCTCATTCGCTCAAAGGTGGGAGAAATCTTCTTCCTTCTGCTCCTGTTCTCTTTTCAAGCGCCGCTCGATGAACTGCTTGGCCGCGTCCCGAGCCCCCAGGCCGAAGGCGATCGCGAAGGCCAGCACGACGCCCCCCAGCGTGATCGAGAAGGCGGCGACGATGACGTTCTTCGCGATCCCAAGCTGGTCGAAGGCCATCGCCAGCGCCAGAAGAAGGATCGCGATCCGGACGGCCCGGGCCAGAAACCGCGCCTCGACGATCTGGGCGTTTACCGCCGCGATCAATGTGGCCCGTGCGAAGAAGTTGGCCAGCAGAAACCCCACGACCAGGATCACGACGGCGATCAGCATATGGGGCAGATAGGAAAAGACCTCCGAGACAAACTGATCCACCGGCTTCAAATCCAGAACCTCCAATCCCAGCATGAGGAAGATCAGGACGATCACCCAGTACGCAATCCGGCCGACCCAGTGCGCCGGCGACTCTCGGATCCCGCCTTTTGACAAAGCCAGCGACAGGCCGATCCGGCCGGAGTACTGATCGAACTTGGCGGTGACCAGAACGCGAAACACCGCATTCTTCACGACCCACGCGATCAGGACGCCCAGGGCCAGAACCACGATCATCGCGACCAGATGGGGCAGAAAGGCCCCCGTCTGATTGATAAACGCCTTCATGGGCTCGATAAAACCGGTTTGCCAGACCTCTTTCATGACCCACCTCCCTGGATCGGGGGTTTGTCCCACTGATCCATCACATAAGATTTTTCCCGTTCAAAACTTTGACACAATCGCTCGATCCGGCTCTCCGCCTCCGGGGGGCTCATCGATTGGGTATCCAGAATAAACGAGGCGACCCTGCCCAGATAAAGGGGCGTAAAGGATTTCAATAGGTGCTCATGGGCCATGACACGGCGATGAAAGGCCAGGGCGAACTCGTAGACGATCCGGGTCCAAAGCGCGTCCGAGAATCCGGGCTCCGATCCGTCCAGCCTTACGGCCACCAGCCCGGCGAGCGTTTCCGGGGCCAGAATTTCGGTCCAGACGGCCGTCAATTCCGTCCGGCCCAGTTCGAAGGCCTTGATCAACCGGTCGACATTGACCGGAACCGGTTCCAGTCCCACCTCGTACTCAAATCCGAAGATCGGCACGGACTCCGAACGCCCGACCGTTTTCCACTGCTCCGCGTATTTCTCCATCAGGGCAAAGGTCGAACCCACCACCTGGGTCAGCATGGCCGAGAGGTCGGCGGCCGGGTCCTTTGGATCATGGATCTTCGCGCCCAAATAGGCCTGGCAAATTTTGCAGCCACGCGCAATCGCCGTGGTCGTCATCCAGATATCGATGCCGTACCGCGCGACGTCTGTATCCCAGACGTCCTGGGTCAGAAAATAGCCGGCCAGGTCCCCCGAAAACCCGAACTCCCCGCCGATCGGCTGGCGGATCCGCGGGCCGTAGAGCGCGCGGGTCAGCGGATAGACGATGCTGTTGGTGATTGTGCCGTCGTACTTGTGCCGCTGGTAATACGGCGCGACGTAATCGAAGCCTTCTCTAAAAACCGGCCGCAGGAGCAGCTCCATCCAGTCCGGATTAATACTGCGCAGGTCGGCGTCCACCACCGCGCAAGCCTTGACCTTCAGGGCCTCCGCAATTTCGAATATCAGCCTGAAGGCGCTCCCCTTTCCGGGGATGCCGTGGTAGGGCGTTACGATCTTGTGAAGCGCGTTGACGCGGTGGGCCACGAGAATGCTCTGCAGATCCACCGTCGATCGGTCGACCGTCTCCGGGGTTCCGTCGCTCGATCCGCCGTCGGAATTCACGAGGACCGCCTTGGCCTCGGGAAAATACTTCGCCAGACCGGCCCCGACGGCTTGCACGACGCGGCCGATGGTCCTCGCGTTGTTGTAGCTGGGGATCCCGACCAGGATATCGGCCGGTCCGACCGCCGCAAGGCGCGTCTTCAGGTCTTCTCGCACCATCGAAACCGTCATTCCGCGTTGTCCACGTCGACGGCGTTCTCCAGCATCTCGAAAAACTTCGGAACGGCCGAGACAACCCGGTTCCAGTTCGTGATCAAGGGAATGCCCAGCGGATCCTGGACAAATTCCTCGGCCGCGATCCGGATCGCCCGGGTGAAGGCCTCGACCGCCAGCCGCTCGGCGTGCCGGTCGAAGACCAGCCCGTTGATGATGGCGTCGTCTTCGTATTTCTTGATCGTATCCTGTGCGGCCCGCTGGTAGGCCGTGCGGAGCGTGTTGAAGAACGCCGCGTCAAAAACCAGACCTTCCGTCGCCAGATTTCGAAGGAGCGATTTGGCGATGTCGATCGCCATCTTCATCAGACCGGTCTGCGGATCCTCCGAGGAGAGGGCCTGATGCTTGTGCTCGTAGTTATCGGACAGGTCCACCTGGCACACCCGCTTCACGGAAACGTTCCGGTAGATCTCGGCCAGGACCCCGACCTCCAGGCCCCAGTCGCCCGGAATCCGGTTCACCCGGGCCAGATCGGCCAGCATCGAGAACTCGCCCGCCAGCGGGTAGCGGAAGCTGTCCAGATAAACCAGAAAGGGATGGTGGCCGATCATATTCACCAGGGTCCTTATCAACGGGGTGACGAAAAGCCGGGTGACCCTTCCGTGCAACTGGTCGGTGATGCGCGGGTAGTAGCCCTTGCAGAATTCATAGCCCATGTTCGGATTGACCACGGGATAGCAGAGGCGCGCCAGGAACTCTCGATTGTAGGTGAGAATGTCGCAATCGTGGAGCGCGATCACCTTGCTTTGCCGCCGCGCCAAAACGTACCCGTACGCCAGCCAGGCCGCGCGGCCCTTGCCCTCGCTTCCGATGTCCAGCTCGCTCTGGGTCAGGAGGGCCAAAAGCTTTTGCACGCGCTCCCCGTCGACCCAGACGATCCGGTGTTCGCAATACAGGTCCTTGAAAAACTGCCGCGCATAGCCGAACTCGTTCCGGTCGGCCCGTCCCAGCGAGATGATAATTTCCCGGAGGTATTTCACGGATTGGAGCTGTTTGACGATTTCCTTGAGCGCCGGCCCCTCCAGCTCGGAGTAAAGACACGGAAGCACGAGCGCGATCGGCATCTGGTGGGAGAAGGCCTCCAATTGCGTCTCCAGCCAATCCAGATTCACCCGGCCCAGGCGGTGAAGAGTCGATATGACTCCGGTCTGATAAAAATCGGCCATCAATCTTCCTTATTTGTTGGAGCCAGGGGGACTTTACAGTATAATGGAAACGGTTCGAGGGCTTAACAGTTTACTAAGTATACCGCATCAAGGCGGACCTTTCAACTTTTTTAACGGAGGCGCGCTCACCGCGTTCCTCGGATATATCATATGACGGTAAACCTGGCATTCGCCTTAATCGGAATCATCATCTTCATCGGCTTTTTCGGCACGGTCGTCTTTTAAAAGACTCGAATCCCCGATCTGCCCGTGTTGATCCTCATCGGGATTCTCCTCGGCCCGGTTTTTCGCCTGATGGATCCGACCCAGCTCGCCGGCTTCACCCCTTACTTTGCGACGTTCGCGATGATCATGATTCTTTTCGACGGGGGCATGACGCTCGACCTTCGGAGCATTCTGCGGCAATTTACCGGCGCCGTCCTTCTGGCCGTGCTGGGTTTCCTGGCCACGGCGGCACTCACCGCCTTCATTTCACGGTTTTTCGGATACCCTTTCCCCCTCGGCGTGCTGCTTGGGTCCATCGTGGGCGGAACTAGCGGGGCGATTGTGATGCCTCTGGTCACCCAGATGCGGATGAGCGAGGAGGCCAAGACGATCCTCAGCCTGGAATCGTCACTGACCGACATTCTCTGCGTGGTAATCGCCGCGAGCTTGGTGCACTTGATTCCGACCGGCCAATCGGAATGGATCACTCCCCTCCAGGATCTGCTGGGACGATTCATCATTGGGATTCTCCTGGGCGCGGCCTGCGGGATCGGGTGGTCGAAGATTTTGGAACGGCTTCAAAAGCCTCACTTTGCCTACATGCTGACCCTCGCGGTATTATTTCTCCTGTTCAGCCTGGCCGAATTTATCCGCGGCAACGGCGCGATGGCGGCCCTGGTCTTCGGCTTGATTTTAGGGAACTACAAACGCTTCCCCGCTCTCTTCGGACCCGCCATGGCGGTAAACACCAACGAAACCGCGATCCGTGGGTTTCACGGCGAGCTGGCCTTTTTCATCCGGACGTTCTTCTTTGTCTATATCGGCCTGATCTTCACCATGGACCATCTCAGCCCGCGAACGCTTCTGTTATGCCTGTCGAAGCCGACGACACACACCTCCGGCGGGGCTACGGACGGAGCCGACGGCTGAGGTTTCAAAATAATTTTTAAAGAGCGAAGAGCGCGCCCAATGCGCCCGGGGCGATGAGGGGAACCCATCCGCCTGGGTACCGTCCAGATCCTCCCCCCCGCCGGCCTCCCTTCTTGATTCCGTCCGTCGATCAGGGTATCATCCAAAATCATTCCGGTCCGCCCCGCATTGGTCGTGAGAGGACAGCCGGGGCGGGACGAGCCCGCCCCGACGACGGGTTAGGCCCCCCGGAGCCGGTGCAATCCGGCAACGGGAGAGCCCACCGGAAGCTGCAGGAAGAAAAACCCGATGACGACACCGGCCCCGACCGGGGGAATTCAACGAAAGGCGATCGGAACGATTGTCGAGGTCCACGGCCCCGTGGTGGATATCGCCTGCGAGGTTTTGCCCCCGATCCATCGGGCCCTTGTCGCCTCCCTCGATCATGAGGCCTACATGTTCGAGGTTCACCTTCATTTGGACCAGCGGCACGCGCGCGCCATCACGCTGCATCGGACCACCGGACTGCAGCGCGGCGTTCCAGTGTTCGATACGGGGGGGCCGCTGCGCGTGCCCGTGGCCCCGGAATGCCTCGGACGGATGCTTAACATCTTCGGTGAGCCGATCGACGGCGGTCCGCCGATCACCGCGAAGGAATTCCGCGACATCCTTGTAAAGCCGATCTCGCTCCACGAAACGAAGAGCGTCAGCGGAGTGTTGGAAACCGGCATCAAAGTGATTGATTTGCTCTGTCCGTTTGTCAAGGGCGGCAAGACCGGGCTCTTCGGCGGGGCCGGGGTCGGCAAGACGGTGCTCATTATGGAGTTCATGCATGCCATCGTCCATCTGCACAAAGGAGTCTCCGTTTTCGCCGGGGTCGGCGAGCGCATCCGTGAAGGCCACGAGTTATGGCGGGAGATGCAAAACGCCGGCGTGATGCCCCAAACCCTGATGGTCTTGGGTCAGATGGACGAATCCCCCGGGGTGCGTTTTCGGGTGGGCATGACGGCGCTGTCGTATGCCGAGTACCTTCGCGACACCCTTCACAAGGAAGTCCTGTTTCTCATGGATAACGCCTTCCGGTTTGTGCAGGCCGGCAGCGAAATCTCGGGCTTGCTGGGGCGGATGCCGGCCACCGTCGGGTAT
The sequence above is a segment of the Nitrospiria bacterium genome. Coding sequences within it:
- a CDS encoding glycosyl transferase family 2 — its product is MVREDLKTRLAAVGPADILVGIPSYNNARTIGRVVQAVGAGLAKYFPEAKAVLVNSDGGSSDGTPETVDRSTVDLQSILVAHRVNALHKIVTPYHGIPGKGSAFRLIFEIAEALKVKACAVVDADLRSINPDWMELLLRPVFREGFDYVAPYYQRHKYDGTITNSIVYPLTRALYGPRIRQPIGGEFGFSGDLAGYFLTQDVWDTDVARYGIDIWMTTTAIARGCKICQAYLGAKIHDPKDPAADLSAMLTQVVGSTFALMEKYAEQWKTVGRSESVPIFGFEYEVGLEPVPVNVDRLIKAFELGRTELTAVWTEILAPETLAGLVAVRLDGSEPGFSDALWTRIVYEFALAFHRRVMAHEHLLKSFTPLYLGRVASFILDTQSMSPPEAESRIERLCQSFEREKSYVMDQWDKPPIQGGGS
- a CDS encoding glycosyl transferase, whose product is MADFYQTGVISTLHRLGRVNLDWLETQLEAFSHQMPIALVLPCLYSELEGPALKEIVKQLQSVKYLREIIISLGRADRNEFGYARQFFKDLYCEHRIVWVDGERVQKLLALLTQSELDIGSEGKGRAAWLAYGYVLARRQSKVIALHDCDILTYNREFLARLCYPVVNPNMGYEFCKGYYPRITDQLHGRVTRLFVTPLIRTLVNMIGHHPFLVYLDSFRYPLAGEFSMLADLARVNRIPGDWGLEVGVLAEIYRNVSVKRVCQVDLSDNYEHKHQALSSEDPQTGLMKMAIDIAKSLLRNLATEGLVFDAAFFNTLRTAYQRAAQDTIKKYEDDAIINGLVFDRHAERLAVEAFTRAIRIAAEEFVQDPLGIPLITNWNRVVSAVPKFFEMLENAVDVDNAE
- a CDS encoding cation:proton antiporter; translation: MPDLPVLILIGILLGPVFRLMDPTQLAGFTPYFATFAMIMILFDGGMTLDLRSILRQFTGAVLLAVLGFLATAALTAFISRFFGYPFPLGVLLGSIVGGTSGAIVMPLVTQMRMSEEAKTILSLESSLTDILCVVIAASLVHLIPTGQSEWITPLQDLLGRFIIGILLGAACGIGWSKILERLQKPHFAYMLTLAVLFLLFSLAEFIRGNGAMAALVFGLILGNYKRFPALFGPAMAVNTNETAIRGFHGELAFFIRTFFFVYIGLIFTMDHLSPRTLLLCLSKPTTHTSGGATDGADG
- the atpD gene encoding F0F1 ATP synthase subunit beta, which translates into the protein MTTPAPTGGIQRKAIGTIVEVHGPVVDIACEVLPPIHRALVASLDHEAYMFEVHLHLDQRHARAITLHRTTGLQRGVPVFDTGGPLRVPVAPECLGRMLNIFGEPIDGGPPITAKEFRDILVKPISLHETKSVSGVLETGIKVIDLLCPFVKGGKTGLFGGAGVGKTVLIMEFMHAIVHLHKGVSVFAGVGERIREGHELWREMQNAGVMPQTLMVLGQMDESPGVRFRVGMTALSYAEYLRDTLHKEVLFLMDNAFRFVQAGSEISGLLGRMPATVGYQPTLMTEVAELQDRIISTTRGDITSVQAIYVPADDMTDPAVSALLGHLETTVILSRAQAGNGIYPAVDPLQSASKMMSAYFLGDRHYAVAEGVREHLARYHELENIIAMLGLEELSEKDRRIVLRARKLQRYLTQPFHVMAEHTGIKGVSVPLRDTLDDCEAFLRGDFDGLPEDRCYMRGTLKTERR